One region of Fragaria vesca subsp. vesca linkage group LG4, FraVesHawaii_1.0, whole genome shotgun sequence genomic DNA includes:
- the LOC101291519 gene encoding MACPF domain-containing protein At1g14780-like, giving the protein MTSFGDILKLEREKEMMLTTTSTSLDHSIVDRVLASLGKGFDITSDFRLQYCKGKRRLVALNDGEKRELVVPGFGTIPDVSGDIKCDKGDRTRYQTDMLRFSEMSEHINQRSSVTGKVPSGLFNSLFGFDSGSWGSDAANIKCLGVDGYFIIFFSVHIDRYPLVLADEVRDAVPATWDPLAISRFIEKFGTHIVVGLSVGGQDVVSVKQEKSSTLGPSDVKKHLNELGDQHFTGTCNFSPLLSKAKDHRHKAPQAFNIFDSPQSVSINDFTTANKKDGITVISSKKGGDPYASSHSEWLQTVPSMPDAIQYNFIPITSLLKGVPGKGFLSHAINLYLRYKPPIADLPYFLEYQVSHKVWAPIHNDLRLGPATNSKSNPSSPAIHFSFMGPKLYVNTTQVRVGNNAPITGMRLFLEGMKCNRLAIHLQHLANTPLMLDNKIDDAKIWRGTDEIHDDRYFEATNGNKFSHVCTAPVTYDPKWMSSGLTSSFVVSGAQLVVKKHGSKNVLHLRLLFSKVLDSFLVQSNWEESCSSTKSSSSGLLNAMSRPISGNYWGKEKVEPAAEQVILDSSVFPAGPPVPLPRQKFVKHVNTSHVCKGPQDSPGHWLVTGAKLNLVKGKIGLQVKFSLLNLEEK; this is encoded by the exons ATGACAAGCTTCGGAGACATTCTCAAATTGGAGAGAGAGAAAGAGATGATGCTCACGACGACAAGTACTAGTCTCGATCACAGCATCGTCGACAGAGTTCTAGCCAGTTTAGGCAAAGGCTTCGATATAACATCGGATTTCCGGCTTCAGTATTGCAAAGGCAAACGAAGGTTGGTTGCCCTAAACGACGGCGAGAAGAGGGAGCTCGTGGTACCTGGTTTTGGTACCATTCCGGACGTCTCCGGTGACATTAAATGCGACAAGGGAGACCGGACGAGGTACCAGACGGACATGTTGAGGTTCAGTGAGATGTCGGAGCATATCAACCAGAGGTCGAGTGTCACCGGGAAAGTTCCGTCGGGGTTGTTCAATTCGTTGTTTGGGTTTGATAGTGGTTCGTGGGGGAGTGATGCGGCCAATATCAAATGCTTGGGTGTGGATGGCTATTTCATTATCTTCTTCAGTGTTCATATTGATAGGTACCCTCTTGTTCTCGCCGATGAAGTTCGCGATGCTGTTCCGGCCACTTGGGATCCTCTTGCCATTTCAAG ATTCATAGAGAAATTTGGGACGCACATCGTGGTGGGTTTGAGTGTTGGGGGTCAGGATGTGGTGTCAGTTAAACAAGAGAAATCATCAACTTTAGGGCCATCAGACGTTAAGAAACACTTAAACGAGCTTGGAGATCAGCACTTTACAGGGACTTGTAATTTCTCCCCACTCCTCTCCAAAGCAAAAGACCATAGACACAAG GCACCACAGGCATTCAATATCTTTGATTCTCCGCAATCCGTCTCCATTAACGATTTCACCACCGCAAACAAAAAAGAT GGAATCACTGTGATAAGCTCTAAAAAGGGAGGTGATCCATATGCCAGTAGCCACAGTGAATGGCTTCAAACAGTTCCGTCGATGCCGGACGCTATTCAGTACAACTTCATTCCTATCACTTCTCTCCTTAAAGGTGTTCCCGGCAAAGGTTTCTTGTCCCATGCCATCAACCTCTATCTCAGAT ACAAGCCTCCTATAGCTGATTTGCCCTACTTTCTTGAATATCAAGTATCACACAAAGTTTGGGCTCCCATTCATAATGACCTACGTTTAGGTCCTGCCACAAATAGCAAATCTAATCCATCATCACCTGCTATTCACTTCAGCTTTATGGGTCCTAAATTATATGTAAACACCACACAG GTTAGAGTTGGAAATAACGCCCCCATCACAGGAATGCGATTGTTTCTTGAGGGCATGAAATGCAACAG GCTAGCCATCCACCTCCAACATCTTGCAAACACTCCATTGATGTTGGATAACAAGATCGATGACGCAAAGATATGGCGAGGAACAGATGAGATCCACGATGACCGGTACTTTGAAGCAACAAACGGGAACAAGTTCTCCCACGTTTGCACGGCGCCGGTAACATACGACCCGAAGTGGATGTCTTCAGGCTTAACCTCGTCCTTCGTTGTCTCTGGAGCACAGCTTGTGGTGAAGAAACACGGCTCAAAGAATGTTCTCCATCTTCGGCTCTTGTTCTCCAAAGTATTGGACTCTTTCTTAGTACAATCAAATTGGGAAGAGTCATGCTCCTCAACTAAATCGTCATCCTCCGGCCTTTTGAATGCGATGAGTAGACCAATTTCCGGGAACTATTGGGGGAAAGAGAAAGTAGAACCTGCGGCGGAGCAAGTGATATTGGATTCGAGTGTTTTTCCGGCAGGACCTCCGGTGCCATTGCCAAGGCAAAAGTTTGTGAAGCATGTAAACACCTCACATGTATGCAAAGGGCCGCAGGATAGTCCTGGCCATTGGTTAGTCACCGGAGCAAAGCTCAACTTGGTCAAGGGAAAGATTGGGTTGCAAGTCAAGTTCTCTCTGTTAAACCTAGAAGAAAAATGA